The sequence GCGTACTACACGGTACGCGGTCCGACGTGAGGCGGGTACgtgatcacaaaaaaaaaaaaaagaaaaaaatacgaaaaccgAGCGACAATGTGTGACGTCTTACAGTTTCCATCAAGTATTATCATGCATTATCGTCGGAGTCAGAAAATAAGCGGATTTCGACACTAGACCAGTCGCGGACTGTGACGAAAACCGAAATCGTTCGTTGCGAGGAGCTAagctcataataatatcataccaacagactattataatatactgacctaatatatctatatcaaAATACCGATGGTGAGGTTCTCACCGATAATATCGACCGTTATCTGTGTACATACAGCTGCGAGTAAACGACTACCGCTCTATAGGTAGGTGTATACTACAATAACGATCGCAGGTGTATATTATCAACAATAGTAAACCGTTCTAGTTCCCAATACTGTACGCTAACGTAAAGAACAATGATATTACTGGTCTATACACATaggtttatatagtaatataataacgagacataacataataatcgtGTGTATTATTACGAAACGTTCGCGAGAAAAAAAATCCGTCggcagtttattatatattattattattattattatatatgtatacccgGGTACATATCGAACGTATAcagatgtaataattattattgcgcgAGTAACGATCGCCGCCGCGCGTATAAATACGGTGTTCATCATCTCGTAAAGTACACTATGTTATTGTGCCGTAtacaatacttttatatatatatacatatatattatattgtgtataatacgaTCGTATTATTGCGCGACGCGACCAGTAAAATAATAACGGACTCAGAGCACGTGCGCGACGGTGTACgataggcaataataataataataattgtccggCAACAATGCCGCTCGTATATTACACGGACGACCgggcagcagcagcaacagcagcagcagcacctGCAAAACAGTTGTGCAAGTGCGGCGCGGAGCGATTATTATACAGGTAGTTTTTGTTCCCTTTCGATTTTCGGTCTTTGCcgcatcatattattttcatttttgcaaTAATTTGATTATGATATACCGTTGCGAAGGTTGTGCAGGTTGCGATAGCTAATACTCTTAACACTGTTACCGGCgaattctaaaacaaaatacttgCGACGAATGGGCATAATTTTTTAACGACGTTCTGAAAATTTGAAATCGTTTCTTcaccatattattttacatgcaaCAGGTACCCGCTACGTGTTTGCATTTTTGTCGtggataggtataatattgtgcACTTTTAGGCCGTCAACGACCCGGACAAATATACGAAACTTTACCCAATGTGTGAAAACTATATCATGATTTTCGGTTTCAACGGAGACACTGGTTTCCACCATCTCACATTCCGAAAAATTAAGGTACTtacaatttctatttaaataatttcgccGCGAGTGCTTGCAAATAACGTATTGTGCGCCGATGCTATATAGCTGCGCTACTTACAGTTTATCGGAAAGTTTCGGTGTCTCTCATTCAGTCTTTATCGGTACGACGTTCTGACCTATACTCaatactaaacataatatataatatcgctaCGTTTGTTTCACCCACACACGACAACGCGTGtgagtgtatttatttatttatctattttttgtttttatcacaaCGCAAGATAATTATGTGCAACCACACATTACTCATCGATTGTTGTTCAGTAGTAAATCGTGGGtagagtatataattaataatattatattataataaacggtaCGATTATGTAACGAGAGTTTGGTCGGATCACACGGATAATACGGTACGATGATTTTATCTATAGATAAACGTATCCAACTAAATTTAAGTATAGAAATACtttgagtatttaaaaaacacttaaaagtGCTATCAGTGCCGACAGCAGTTCATCGTGCAGATTAGGTTAGATACTATGTGTAGATATACTCTCGCGCGCCGCCCGcgttaaatatttcattgtatattatagtgctCACGCGAGTCGGAAACGTCGAAATACCAGTAGCTATTCCCCGTGTCAGCGGGACTGCGTATCGTCGAAGTACAATTTATCGGGAGACGGTGTATTTTTCGtgcgacaataatattaataatacaatatgttatcGAAAATGACGTTTTTCAATCGAGTCTCGCACGTACTTAAATTTCATCGAATCGTCATGTCGGTAATAATCGGTCATTTAACTCATATGGTTGAGCATAAGTTCTTGAAGTAAAACTTTGTCAAATCTTCCGAACTAAAAATATTGCTATAATcattgtaatatactatatatggaTGTATTTTGCctgcaaattatattatcatttacgcCATATTCTACGTATTACGCGTGTTTAAGCATTTCGCCCTCATTATTTACAGAAAATCGAATAACGTATACGTTCATCGTCCGCGCGGGTGCGATTTTCAATCGTTTTATTATagggtcgtcgtcgtcggacaattattattataaatattataaaaacgttcgtacgacaaataataaataatgtatatcatatattattatattattatgtataacgaATAATACAGTGGTGTGCGGCCGGACGCGCGGTCTGATTTAACGAGACGTAGATCGATCGATCGATCGGCTTGTCGATCTCGTCCCGGCCGACCGCTGCAGGGGAGCGATTCCGGATTCACGGAGTCACCGCGGTCTAGTTTTCGTCAGGATTCGCCAAAAAACTCGCATGTACAATTACGTACCTACCTTAATActatataagcatataatatactggTTACGTGTTCGGCGGGTACTTGGGATTTTATCGtgggttaaattattattgttatatatatgtgCATGTGTGTACaaaggttttttatttttttttaatcggccGAAACCGATTTGGAAATGCGATAAACGGGTTTCGTCGCGGGGCGCTCGTTAGCGAAAAGTCCGCGCGGTGGACgacgtgaaaaaaataaaaacgccaAAACGAAAATTGCGATCCGCATTCAGACGTCGGCGGACgggagaaaaaaataacaaataacgtTACATAATTGGAAGTTTcttccacaataataatatagtgaataatattatatatatataaaggtgtgcgtgtgtgtgtgtgtatgtaataCACGCGAAGAGAAAATCGGAGCGACGACgagtagttatttattttttttttattattattattattcttctcCTCCGTCTTCGTCTTCGTCCCCGTCAAACTTggcgaatttaataatatcacgcAGCACATGTACCTACGTCTGTTACAGTACATACCATATGATGTAGGTACCTctacacgacgacgacgacgacgactactactactactgccGCGACGACGACGTATGTGTACTTTCAAACACGACATGTGATAATTCTCGGACGGGCTACCGGGTTTACACGGACCGAATTTTTGCGCCGCTCCTCGTTAAAATTGCAGTCGGTCTCGTCGtctgtcgccgccgccgccgccgtcgtcgtcttcgtcgtcgtcgttgtattATATAGTCCGGCCAGACGGCAATTATAGACGTGTTTGTGTGTGTTAGAGAGCATAAGTGCACCGGTGCACCGGGCGGCCGCATTGCATCACGTTGTGAGCGGTGAATTCATTAaaccgttttatattatatataggtatatatggtacgtgcacgttatatatatatttgccaCCCTCTCGATCGGAACCGGGTGGAGAATTCTGATTTTCCAGTCGAGTATCCGATCATCGACGAGTCGttaaatgtatacgtataatataccgaaaaaagaaaaactgacaCGAATTTTCGACTGAAAAACGGTTACGACGATCCAATGGATGTTATGACGTACAACGTGTGGTACTATATGATGCGGTCTatgtatagaattttataatatcatagtataaaACAACGATATCGGTTCTTTTTGAACGTAGAAAAGAGTGCATTATACGattttcattttgtttaaatCGCGTTGTTTCGGGGGAGAGCGACGGCGTTAAGTCCCGTGATTATAAAGCGTCTCCGCAACTATAAAATAGATCGCCAAACTTTAATACTATTTCATGACTATATTCTGCCTACGACtcatctatattatatgattatgacATAGGCACCCGTAAACTTTAACCTCTGCTATATGGCTGCACCTCGTgaacatattatagtgttactTTTACGGAGTTTATTATCATCACCGGTGTATCGAAACGATTTAGGGAATGTCCGATTAGGGGAATTTATCACTATTTTTTCCGCAAACTTACTCCAATCATAACACCACTTACATTTATCGTCGGGTgtatcataacattatattattatattcaataaacgtAACATGTGTTATATCTTATCACGAACGAGTGTAAAAGACGATCTGttaataacgttttttttttctgtgtttCCGCAGACGGCGTGGCCAAAGTGATGAGCGTGGTGGACACGTCTCCTCCGGCGTGGTACACCTACTACCCACGACCAGTGGTCGCATCAGTAGCGCATCCGCGCGACCCGTCCAGCATGCGCGAGAAGCACTCGAGCCCACGCAAGATGGTCGCCGTGCCCGCAGTGGTGCCGTGCGTGTCCCCTAAACAGGGTTCCGTGTACCCGGctcaccaccatcaccaccatcaCCGCCGGCACCACGACCAGCTGGATCACCACCGTCACCGCCGCGACGACGACGGTTCGGCCGcggacaacgacgacgacgaggacGACGAGGACATGATGCCGTTCGACCTGTCCCGCAACGGCGGCAGTTCGCCATCGTCGTCGCCACGGTCGCCGCTCCGGTCGCACCGCATGTCGCCGGCCGCGTTCAAACCGTACGACGGCAGTGGCAACGCCAACAACGATCAGCCGCTCGACCTGCGCGTCGACTACAAGAAGTCGCGTCGCGGCGACGAGATGGAGGACGAGAACCAGAACCTGATCATCAGGACGCCGTCCCCGGAGGACATCCAGGTGGACAGCCCGGGACCGCCGTCCGAGGGACTGCAGCGGTACCACCACGGCGACCACAACAGCGACCGCGGAACAGCGGTGCACAGTCCGTGTTCGTCGTCGGACAAGGAAGTGATCGTGACCGACGATCACATCCATCACCACCGGCACTACCAACCGCCGCAGCACCACCAGAACCAGAACCAACTGCAGCACCaccaacagcaacagcagcaacagcaacaacagcagcaacaacaacagcaacaacaacaacagcatcAGCAGCACCGCCGCGGTGGCATAACCGTCGAAGACGAACGACACCACCACCAGCGGATGGTCAACTATCCGGTGCTGTTCCCGCCGCAGCCGCTTCACCCCATGATGTTGGAGGCCATATACAGGGCGGGCGCGGTGGGCGACAAGTCGCGGATGCCGTCGCTGGCCGGTTACCAGACGGGTGGCGGTTACCACAGGCCGCCGCAGCACTATCCGTTCATCAACGCGCCGCTGCTCAACGGGCACCACCACGTGCCGCCGCCCACCTACGACGTCGTCAGacaaccgccgccgccgccactgccgACACCCGTGGCCAGATCTCCGCAGCACAAGTCGTCGGCGTTCCAGGAGACGTCCGGAAAACCGAAAGACAGGTACGTCGACCCGATAATGTCAATAGCGACAACCGCGGTTGGGGTCGGGCGGGATGATGGGCACTCGTGCGTGTAGTGGTCTTCGGGCGGGCGCGCCGAGCGAGAGTTATAATAGAACGAGGACGTGACGGAAAACCGGAACTCGGACGCGTTTCGTGTATACATGAGAGTGTGAGGGCGCGACACGGTGTCGGTGCAGCATGAGAGACATTTACCGGAGTATTAATAGATAGTCGGTAAACGGCGGTGATATCCGATCGAGTacggaaaaattaatattttcgataAATTCGATGCGCAACGTTGTCAATTTTTGATATGACGACCGTATAAAAATCGTAATTATCGTAGAAACAAAGTTTATAAAACGTGTTCATCAttagcgttattattattactattatcaccTACTGatctcatatttattatattcaatcgaTGCGCTTTTCAAAATAAAGAATCGAATTCTCGGGACCTAGACAATAACTCAATAGTCGGTGTAACAGCCATACTTATTATACACCGTAAATACTTAAAG is a genomic window of Rhopalosiphum padi isolate XX-2018 chromosome 4, ASM2088224v1, whole genome shotgun sequence containing:
- the LOC132928965 gene encoding zinc finger protein sens-like; this encodes MSVVDTSPPAWYTYYPRPVVASVAHPRDPSSMREKHSSPRKMVAVPAVVPCVSPKQGSVYPAHHHHHHHRRHHDQLDHHRHRRDDDGSAADNDDDEDDEDMMPFDLSRNGGSSPSSSPRSPLRSHRMSPAAFKPYDGSGNANNDQPLDLRVDYKKSRRGDEMEDENQNLIIRTPSPEDIQVDSPGPPSEGLQRYHHGDHNSDRGTAVHSPCSSSDKEVIVTDDHIHHHRHYQPPQHHQNQNQLQHHQQQQQQQQQQQQQQQQQQQQHQQHRRGGITVEDERHHHQRMVNYPVLFPPQPLHPMMLEAIYRAGAVGDKSRMPSLAGYQTGGGYHRPPQHYPFINAPLLNGHHHVPPPTYDVVRQPPPPPLPTPVARSPQHKSSAFQETSGKPKDRYSCKFCQKVFPRSANLTRHLRTHTGEQPYKCNYCERSFSISSNLQRHVRNIHNKEKPFKCPLCERCFGQQTNLDRHLKKHEADGPTIMDDRLSSSAAVVAAAAAAAAANRRRPSRGPGAGDESYFEEIRSFMGKVSEDGSRFAAAAAAAAAAAAIGHGRGGGLAHPTGGGRRQSTTSASCPYRRGSPGDASPAEKFSSRSSASSAGSTESSSGTVDVSTAAATAEKECVNST